A DNA window from Thermosynechococcaceae cyanobacterium Okahandja contains the following coding sequences:
- a CDS encoding prepilin-type N-terminal cleavage/methylation domain-containing protein, producing MLFSVVRRVQQGLTLIEILIVMAVAAILATAAAPSFQYWLQTQQVNQELEKLEGALREAQREAMRRNQACQVVIPVGNNPTITANPDACLPTGPRQLENVTLRRGPGMATVRFGFQGRASTSGTTVLALNGNTALQRCLVIAPGLGIMRTGVYAPTDATGHTASNCRTP from the coding sequence ATGCTTTTTTCCGTTGTCCGTAGAGTCCAGCAGGGCCTGACCCTGATTGAAATTTTAATTGTGATGGCGGTGGCCGCCATTTTAGCCACGGCTGCTGCCCCGAGTTTTCAGTACTGGCTGCAAACCCAGCAGGTGAACCAAGAACTAGAAAAACTTGAAGGTGCCCTGCGGGAAGCCCAACGGGAAGCGATGCGGCGCAACCAAGCCTGCCAAGTGGTCATTCCGGTAGGCAACAACCCCACCATTACCGCCAACCCGGACGCCTGTTTGCCCACAGGACCGCGGCAGTTGGAAAATGTTACCCTGCGCCGCGGCCCGGGCATGGCTACCGTGCGTTTTGGCTTTCAGGGGCGCGCCAGTACCAGTGGTACAACGGTTCTTGCCCTCAACGGCAACACTGCCCTGCAACGCTGTTTGGTCATTGCCCCCGGCTTGGGGATCATGCGCACTGGCGTGTACGCGCCTACGGATGCGACAGGGCATACGGCCAGTAATTGTCGGACACCCTAA
- a CDS encoding NAD(P)/FAD-dependent oxidoreductase, with protein MGEPPRDRILVVGGGAAGMFGAIACAEVNPHARITLLDAGAQVLAKVRISGGGRCNVTHHCFDPALLVQHYPRGGKALRGAFHAFQPRDTLHWFETRGVPLKTEPDGRVFPVSDDASTIIDCLVAEAKGLGIRLHTHAAVKRITKVGAEFQVTITQQPDPLVADRLLLATGSSAQGYRLAAALGHTIVPPVPSLFTFQIADPKLHERAGLSVNPVRATLKVANHPPLTQEGALLVTHWGFSGPVILRLSAWGARALAESNYQATLVVNWLPRFTGDEIRTCLETCRTEMPKRAIPNHCPFPLPRRLWSYWLETVALPPDQTWAHLSKKSAQQLAAVLHRSQFTIVGKGVFKEEFVTCGGVDLKDVDFKTMASRRCPGLFLAGEILDIDGVTGGFNLQSAWTTGWIAGQNLGRHG; from the coding sequence GTGGGTGAACCGCCGCGCGATCGCATCCTAGTGGTGGGGGGCGGGGCCGCTGGCATGTTCGGGGCGATCGCCTGTGCCGAGGTCAACCCCCATGCCCGCATTACCCTGCTGGACGCTGGCGCTCAGGTGCTAGCTAAAGTGCGTATCTCGGGGGGCGGTCGCTGTAATGTGACCCACCATTGCTTTGATCCGGCCCTGCTGGTGCAGCACTACCCCCGCGGTGGCAAGGCGCTGCGGGGCGCCTTTCATGCCTTTCAGCCCCGTGATACCCTGCACTGGTTTGAGACGCGGGGAGTCCCCCTCAAAACCGAACCGGATGGGCGCGTGTTTCCGGTCTCGGATGATGCCAGCACCATTATTGACTGCTTAGTGGCGGAGGCAAAGGGCCTTGGGATACGCCTGCACACCCACGCTGCCGTTAAACGTATTACCAAAGTGGGGGCAGAATTTCAGGTGACGATAACCCAGCAACCCGATCCCCTTGTGGCCGATCGCCTTCTCCTTGCGACAGGGAGCAGTGCCCAAGGCTATCGTTTAGCGGCTGCCCTCGGCCACACCATTGTGCCACCGGTGCCCTCCCTTTTTACCTTTCAAATCGCTGATCCCAAGCTGCACGAGCGAGCGGGGCTAAGTGTGAATCCGGTTCGAGCCACCCTCAAGGTGGCCAATCATCCGCCTTTAACCCAAGAGGGAGCGCTGCTAGTGACCCATTGGGGCTTCAGCGGCCCAGTCATCCTGCGGCTCTCAGCTTGGGGTGCCCGTGCCTTGGCGGAGTCGAACTACCAAGCCACCCTCGTCGTTAACTGGTTGCCAAGGTTCACTGGGGATGAGATCCGCACTTGCTTAGAGACCTGTCGTACTGAAATGCCCAAGCGGGCGATCCCCAACCACTGCCCCTTTCCGTTACCGCGCCGCCTCTGGAGCTATTGGCTCGAGACAGTGGCCCTTCCGCCCGATCAAACTTGGGCGCACCTCAGCAAAAAATCGGCGCAGCAGTTAGCCGCAGTACTCCACCGCAGTCAGTTCACCATTGTTGGCAAAGGGGTTTTCAAAGAAGAGTTTGTCACCTGTGGTGGCGTGGACCTGAAGGACGTAGATTTTAAGACCATGGCTAGCCGCCGCTGCCCCGGCCTTTTTCTGGCCGGAGAAATTTTAGATATTGATGGCGTGACGGGTGGCTTTAACCTGCAAAGTGCCTGGACCACCGGCTGGATTGCGGGCCAGAATTTAGGCCGCCACGGGTAA
- the alr gene encoding alanine racemase, producing the protein MLSQERLTSSHECERAWIEIDLAALATNTQHLRQWLGPNTGLLAVVKADAYGHGAVLVAQTVLAHGATELGVATIPEGIALRQAGISAPILVLGSVNLPVQVQTMAQWQLQPTLSTPKQALIFSDYADQLQEPLDVQLMIDTGMARLGCPWQNAVEFIQFVQRLPHLRIQGIYSHFASADDPDPTLMQQQQAVFEQILGELKRLGLADVRCHMANSAATLANRSCHYDLVRVGLSLYGIYPAPHLRHVLPLRPVMQVRARITLLKDIPAGAGISYGHQFIAPKPMKIAVVGIGYADGVPRLLSNKLDVLVQGQRARQVGAITMDQLMVDVSDIAGLQEGDIVTLLGEDGHDCLTVETWAQTIGTIPWEILCSFKNRLPRIPVD; encoded by the coding sequence ATGTTAAGTCAAGAGCGGCTCACCAGTTCCCACGAGTGTGAGCGGGCATGGATTGAGATTGATCTGGCGGCATTGGCCACCAACACACAGCACCTGCGGCAATGGCTAGGCCCCAACACTGGCCTCTTGGCGGTCGTAAAAGCCGATGCCTACGGTCACGGTGCCGTCCTTGTGGCACAGACGGTGCTCGCCCACGGTGCCACCGAGCTAGGAGTGGCCACCATTCCTGAAGGGATTGCCCTGCGCCAAGCGGGCATTAGCGCCCCCATTTTAGTGCTGGGGTCAGTGAACCTGCCTGTCCAAGTGCAAACCATGGCGCAGTGGCAGTTACAGCCAACCCTTTCTACCCCCAAGCAAGCCCTTATTTTTTCTGACTATGCGGATCAGTTACAGGAACCCCTAGACGTCCAGTTAATGATTGATACCGGCATGGCACGGCTAGGCTGCCCATGGCAAAACGCAGTGGAATTTATCCAATTTGTGCAGCGGTTACCCCACCTGCGGATTCAGGGGATCTATTCCCACTTTGCCAGCGCCGATGATCCCGACCCCACCCTAATGCAGCAGCAGCAGGCCGTCTTCGAGCAGATATTAGGCGAGCTAAAGCGCTTAGGTCTGGCGGACGTACGCTGTCACATGGCCAACTCTGCCGCCACCTTGGCCAATCGCTCTTGCCACTACGACCTTGTGCGGGTGGGCTTAAGTTTGTACGGCATTTATCCAGCGCCCCATCTGCGCCATGTACTGCCCTTACGGCCAGTGATGCAAGTACGTGCCCGCATTACCCTCCTAAAAGATATTCCCGCCGGTGCAGGCATTAGTTATGGCCACCAGTTCATTGCCCCCAAACCGATGAAAATTGCCGTTGTCGGTATTGGCTATGCCGATGGGGTGCCGCGATTGCTCTCCAACAAACTAGACGTGTTAGTGCAAGGCCAGCGGGCTCGCCAAGTGGGTGCCATAACAATGGATCAACTGATGGTTGATGTCAGCGACATTGCCGGCCTACAGGAGGGGGATATTGTCACACTGCTGGGGGAAGATGGCCATGACTGCCTGACGGTGGAAACTTGGGCGCAAACCATTGGCACCATCCCTTGGGAAATCCTCTGTAGCTTTAAGAACCGCTTGCCCCGCATTCCCGTGGACTAG
- a CDS encoding mechanosensitive ion channel family protein gives MSRRYFRRWVVGAIALFSVCVVLVLSAPAVAQVTIPGLNQATVAPPPPGVHRIGELETAEVRFDGDVLFTIAAPTVRDRNAPGDRIPVELRAELIQSNLRRILNNALENRRRAPEVVSIGVARLNNELVISARLGQSERTTRILTITDADSDYHQLPPETLAANWRDILQTQMNQAIRERTYAALIGQLQAAAWIALKVLAASTLMFLGQILLARQRRSLQRRLTSLTVETAPNPPDRLLPLLPNLRPEFFLRQRLKLIRLVQYLLLWGQIALWLYAVALILGLFPATRGWSSQVYGLPLLWVAVWFGTGLVNQVADLALDRIRVFWEQNNLVKFDDVQRKTLRIGTTIEVLRSLKTVLIYLTRIVVILSSLGVPISSILAVGGFLALAISLGSQNLVKDIINGLLIVWEDQYAIGDVVEIEPYAGMVENLNLRVTQLRNAEGRLITIPNSTITKVANLTRTWSRVDLELWVDITADPDRVLGLLAELSEAFYADAAWQAKTLAPPEVLGIDQITASGLLVRIWIKTQPGQQWAVAREFRRRALNALAANGIPIGRLHQQLHLVQQGNGKLRHEFGE, from the coding sequence TTGAGTAGAAGGTATTTTCGTCGCTGGGTGGTGGGAGCGATTGCCCTTTTCAGCGTTTGTGTGGTGTTGGTCTTGAGCGCCCCGGCTGTAGCTCAGGTAACCATTCCGGGTCTCAACCAAGCCACCGTAGCTCCCCCCCCGCCGGGGGTGCATCGCATTGGCGAACTCGAAACCGCAGAGGTGCGCTTTGATGGCGATGTGTTATTTACCATTGCGGCTCCCACCGTGCGCGATCGCAATGCGCCGGGCGATCGCATTCCGGTAGAGTTGCGGGCTGAACTGATTCAATCGAATTTGCGGCGCATTCTCAATAATGCCCTTGAAAACCGCCGTCGTGCCCCCGAGGTGGTAAGTATTGGCGTTGCCCGTCTCAATAACGAGTTGGTAATTAGCGCCCGCCTTGGTCAGTCCGAGCGCACCACCCGTATCCTTACCATTACCGATGCGGACAGCGATTACCATCAATTGCCGCCAGAGACCCTTGCCGCAAACTGGCGGGATATTTTGCAAACCCAAATGAACCAAGCCATTAGGGAACGCACCTATGCGGCCTTGATAGGCCAACTGCAAGCGGCGGCATGGATTGCCCTGAAAGTGCTTGCCGCCAGTACGCTCATGTTTTTAGGGCAGATCCTGCTGGCACGACAGCGCCGTTCCCTACAGCGGCGGTTGACCTCCCTGACGGTAGAGACCGCACCCAACCCACCGGATCGCCTCCTGCCCCTGTTACCCAACTTAAGACCCGAATTTTTCTTGAGGCAGCGGCTGAAACTGATTCGCCTTGTTCAGTACTTACTATTGTGGGGGCAGATTGCCCTGTGGCTGTACGCAGTGGCGCTCATTCTCGGTTTGTTTCCGGCCACACGGGGGTGGAGTTCCCAGGTGTATGGCCTCCCCCTTCTCTGGGTAGCGGTGTGGTTTGGCACCGGTCTGGTGAATCAGGTGGCGGATTTGGCGCTGGATCGCATCCGGGTCTTCTGGGAGCAAAATAATCTAGTCAAGTTTGATGATGTACAGCGCAAGACTCTGCGCATTGGCACCACCATTGAAGTGCTGCGCAGCCTCAAGACGGTGCTGATTTACCTGACACGGATTGTGGTCATTCTTAGTTCGTTGGGGGTGCCGATTTCCTCGATTTTGGCGGTGGGGGGTTTTCTGGCGTTGGCCATTTCCCTCGGCTCCCAGAACTTGGTCAAGGATATTATTAACGGGTTGCTGATTGTCTGGGAAGATCAGTACGCCATTGGCGATGTGGTGGAAATTGAACCCTACGCTGGCATGGTGGAAAACCTCAACCTGCGGGTGACGCAACTACGGAATGCTGAAGGCCGCTTAATTACCATCCCCAACAGTACAATTACCAAGGTGGCCAACCTTACCCGCACGTGGTCGCGGGTTGACCTAGAACTGTGGGTGGACATCACCGCTGACCCTGACCGCGTCCTTGGTCTGCTGGCAGAGTTGAGTGAGGCGTTTTACGCTGATGCCGCATGGCAGGCAAAAACCCTAGCCCCCCCGGAAGTGTTGGGTATTGACCAGATTACCGCCAGTGGGCTGTTGGTACGCATCTGGATTAAAACCCAACCCGGTCAGCAATGGGCCGTAGCACGGGAATTTCGCCGTCGTGCCCTCAATGCCCTAGCCGCCAACGGTATCCCCATTGGTCGTCTGCACCAACAACTCCACTTGGTGCAGCAGGGGAATGGCAAGTTGCGCCACGAGTTTGGAGAGTAG
- a CDS encoding succinate dehydrogenase/fumarate reductase flavoprotein subunit, whose product MLTRGCIKGMQEFAVVIVGGGLAGCRAALEICRLAPETTIALVAKTHPIRSHSVAAQGGIAATLKNVDTQDSWESHAFDTVKGSDFLADQDAVALLTQEAPDVVIDLEHLGVLFSRLPDGRIAQRPFGGHSHQRTCYAADKTGHAILHELYCNLLKYNVTFLSEWYVLQLIVENQQAKGVVAYHIETGRLEVLRAKAILFATGGYGRVFNTTSNDFASTGDGLAMTARAGLPLEDMEFVQFHPTGLYPAGVLISEAVRGEGAYLINAAGERFMAHYAPSRMELAPRDITSRAIATEIRLGRGLHPDGSAGGPFVYLDLRHMGRDKIMSRIPFCWEEAHRLAGVDAVVEPIPVRPTVHYSMGGIPVTVNGHVRANADETVTGFYAAGECACVSVHGANRLGSNSLLECVVFGRRTGRSIAADLAQLPWPELDPQPYLAAAEQQLQGLVSQQGSLRIAQLRQQVQDCMTQYCGVFRTAELMAKGLQELQVLKAQYAQIRLDDSSRYWNTELLEALELANLLVVAEVILSGALARQESRGAHFREDYPQRDDANFLRHTLAYYGADGVAIDYIPVTITLFAPQERIY is encoded by the coding sequence ATGCTCACAAGAGGGTGCATTAAGGGGATGCAGGAGTTTGCGGTAGTTATTGTCGGTGGTGGACTGGCCGGCTGTCGGGCTGCCTTGGAGATCTGCCGCCTTGCACCCGAGACCACCATTGCCCTTGTGGCCAAAACTCATCCCATCCGCTCCCACTCCGTAGCAGCGCAAGGGGGCATTGCCGCCACCCTCAAAAATGTTGATACCCAAGACTCTTGGGAGAGTCATGCCTTTGATACAGTCAAAGGTTCAGATTTTTTAGCGGATCAGGATGCGGTTGCCCTTCTGACTCAGGAAGCCCCCGACGTAGTCATTGACCTCGAGCACTTGGGGGTGCTCTTTTCCCGCTTGCCGGATGGGCGCATTGCCCAGCGTCCCTTTGGCGGCCACAGCCATCAGCGTACCTGCTACGCCGCCGACAAAACCGGCCATGCCATTCTCCACGAGTTGTACTGCAATCTGCTGAAGTACAACGTTACGTTTTTGAGTGAGTGGTACGTGCTGCAACTCATTGTTGAAAACCAGCAGGCCAAGGGGGTTGTTGCCTACCACATTGAAACCGGGCGGCTAGAGGTGCTGCGTGCCAAGGCCATTCTTTTTGCGACCGGCGGCTACGGACGAGTCTTTAATACCACCTCCAATGACTTTGCTTCCACGGGTGATGGCTTAGCGATGACTGCGCGGGCAGGGCTACCCCTCGAAGATATGGAATTTGTCCAGTTTCATCCCACCGGCTTGTATCCGGCAGGGGTATTAATTTCCGAGGCGGTGCGTGGCGAAGGGGCGTACCTGATCAATGCCGCCGGGGAACGCTTTATGGCCCACTATGCCCCCAGCCGCATGGAGCTAGCTCCCCGCGACATTACGTCCCGTGCCATTGCTACTGAAATCCGCTTAGGTCGTGGCCTACACCCGGATGGCAGTGCGGGTGGTCCCTTTGTCTATCTGGACTTGCGCCACATGGGGCGGGACAAGATCATGAGTCGCATTCCCTTTTGCTGGGAAGAAGCCCACCGTTTAGCGGGCGTTGATGCGGTGGTCGAGCCGATTCCCGTGCGTCCCACCGTTCACTATTCGATGGGGGGCATTCCCGTCACTGTGAATGGTCATGTGCGTGCCAACGCCGATGAAACCGTGACCGGCTTTTACGCGGCGGGGGAATGTGCCTGTGTTTCTGTCCACGGTGCCAACCGCCTAGGCAGTAATTCGCTATTAGAGTGTGTGGTCTTTGGACGGCGTACTGGCCGCTCCATTGCCGCAGATCTCGCCCAGTTGCCATGGCCAGAACTGGATCCCCAGCCGTACTTGGCCGCCGCTGAACAACAACTTCAAGGCTTGGTGAGCCAGCAGGGCAGTTTACGCATTGCGCAGCTTCGCCAGCAGGTGCAAGACTGCATGACCCAGTACTGTGGCGTCTTTCGCACGGCGGAACTAATGGCAAAAGGATTGCAGGAACTACAGGTACTAAAAGCCCAGTATGCCCAGATTCGCCTCGATGATTCCAGTCGGTATTGGAACACCGAACTCCTAGAAGCCCTTGAACTGGCCAACCTGCTGGTAGTGGCGGAGGTCATTTTAAGTGGTGCCCTAGCGCGCCAAGAGAGCCGTGGTGCCCACTTCCGCGAAGATTACCCACAGCGGGATGATGCCAATTTTTTACGCCATACCTTGGCCTACTATGGTGCTGATGGAGTGGCCATCGATTACATTCCGGTAACCATTACCCTCTTTGCGCCCCAAGAACGCATCTACTAA
- the dacB gene encoding D-alanyl-D-alanine carboxypeptidase/D-alanyl-D-alanine-endopeptidase — translation MEWRRLFLPPVRGLCAAIALGLLPLPANALCPANLATVIEPQLQHPQWQAGQWGIDVRNLSTGEVLYSYQAEKLFLVASNVKLTTTLAALSHWGAQHRFQTVISAVGRSPALERLRIQGGFDPSLRDHDLARMARRLAAQGIQRIQTLEIGGAAPVWTEPTWAIEDLSMGYGATVTRLSVNQNALEIDATPQQIGQPLALAWRQPSATLGWQVVNETRTVATTEPEFLESEVTNRQITIRGQLHVGSPAGDIRVPLPHPASYIQAQIEQALQAAGITVERSVFVDSPDHLPQILLRHASPPLAELMVPINQESDNFYAEMLYVALEQAQPGYRQRYLEGHRIGTAVLVDGSGLSRQNWLTPRALTTLLEAVSRRPEFPLWRRSLPLAGTSGTLRRRFQNTPGRVWAKTGTLRGVVALSGYAEPTRHPPLVFSIVLNQAGTSTAELRRGLDAIVLQLLELTECKT, via the coding sequence ATGGAGTGGCGGCGGTTGTTTCTGCCTCCTGTTAGGGGATTGTGCGCGGCGATCGCCCTCGGGCTGCTACCGCTCCCAGCGAATGCCCTGTGCCCGGCAAACTTGGCAACCGTCATCGAGCCGCAGCTCCAACATCCCCAGTGGCAAGCGGGACAGTGGGGCATTGACGTGCGGAACCTCAGCACGGGTGAGGTGCTCTACAGCTATCAGGCAGAAAAGCTCTTCTTAGTGGCCTCGAATGTGAAGCTGACAACCACCCTAGCAGCTTTGTCGCACTGGGGGGCGCAGCATCGCTTTCAAACCGTTATTAGTGCGGTGGGGCGATCGCCTGCGCTTGAGCGACTGCGAATTCAGGGGGGGTTTGACCCCAGCTTGAGGGATCACGACCTTGCCCGGATGGCTCGCAGGTTGGCGGCTCAGGGAATACAGCGGATTCAAACCCTAGAAATTGGCGGTGCCGCACCTGTTTGGACGGAGCCAACTTGGGCCATTGAGGATTTAAGCATGGGCTACGGGGCAACCGTCACCCGCCTGAGTGTGAATCAAAACGCCCTTGAAATTGATGCCACGCCCCAACAGATAGGGCAACCCCTTGCCTTGGCATGGCGGCAGCCCAGCGCAACCCTCGGGTGGCAGGTGGTCAATGAGACTCGCACCGTGGCCACAACAGAGCCAGAATTTCTTGAGAGTGAGGTCACTAATCGCCAAATTACCATTCGCGGTCAACTGCACGTTGGCAGCCCAGCGGGGGATATTCGAGTCCCCCTGCCGCACCCCGCGTCTTACATCCAAGCGCAGATTGAACAGGCTCTACAGGCAGCGGGCATCACGGTAGAGCGCAGCGTCTTTGTGGATAGTCCGGATCATCTGCCGCAGATTCTCCTGCGCCATGCCTCGCCGCCCTTGGCAGAGCTAATGGTGCCCATCAATCAAGAGAGTGATAACTTCTATGCCGAGATGTTGTACGTGGCTCTTGAGCAGGCACAGCCCGGCTACCGTCAGCGGTATCTTGAAGGCCATCGCATCGGGACGGCGGTGCTGGTGGATGGCTCCGGCCTCTCGCGCCAAAACTGGCTGACCCCCCGTGCGCTCACAACGCTCTTGGAGGCGGTATCGCGTCGTCCGGAGTTTCCCCTTTGGCGGCGATCGCTCCCCTTGGCGGGCACCTCCGGTACCCTGCGCCGCCGTTTTCAGAATACCCCTGGACGGGTTTGGGCGAAAACCGGTACCCTACGGGGTGTGGTTGCCTTATCTGGCTATGCAGAACCTACCCGTCATCCCCCCTTGGTGTTTAGTATTGTCTTGAATCAAGCGGGCACTTCTACGGCCGAACTGCGTCGTGGGCTTGATGCAATTGTGTTGCAACTGCTAGAACTAACGGAGTGCAAAACTTAG
- a CDS encoding prepilin-type N-terminal cleavage/methylation domain-containing protein gives MTRPLTNTANKGFTLAEVLASILVISLFTVAAMQAVVVAALFQSNARRFAEASNWIQDDLENVKIVAYDICQTRFAQRKLAVAAQNTNTITVDFIQPGESDYDQAMPPEYRSGGACPFSSATDGFRVGDELLIGSDAGTNRITAISGNTITLNNTITAYRGAGTRVYARCRAGAIEGGFAAYLQSLLPALNSSNNNRPIVNDTFTMTRTPTTRNQAPFQTLELAYTVRDSNNNTVAQVTTEVVPNAFFRCP, from the coding sequence ATGACTCGCCCCCTAACCAACACAGCCAACAAAGGATTTACCTTGGCGGAAGTCCTCGCTTCCATCCTTGTGATTAGCCTCTTTACCGTAGCCGCAATGCAGGCGGTGGTTGTGGCTGCCCTGTTTCAGTCCAATGCCCGCCGCTTTGCCGAAGCCAGTAACTGGATTCAAGACGACCTAGAAAACGTAAAAATTGTTGCCTACGACATTTGCCAAACCCGCTTTGCCCAGCGCAAGCTTGCCGTTGCGGCTCAGAATACCAATACCATCACCGTTGACTTTATCCAGCCGGGGGAAAGCGACTATGACCAAGCCATGCCCCCCGAGTACCGCAGCGGGGGGGCGTGTCCCTTTAGCTCCGCCACCGATGGCTTTCGGGTAGGAGATGAACTTTTGATTGGCTCTGATGCAGGTACGAATCGGATTACGGCGATTTCCGGCAACACCATTACCTTGAACAATACCATCACGGCGTATCGGGGAGCCGGTACCCGCGTCTATGCCCGCTGTCGAGCCGGTGCCATCGAAGGTGGCTTCGCGGCCTATTTGCAGAGCTTACTGCCCGCCCTCAACAGTAGCAACAATAACCGTCCCATTGTGAACGATACCTTTACCATGACCCGTACCCCCACAACCCGAAATCAAGCGCCTTTTCAAACCCTAGAACTGGCCTACACCGTTCGCGATAGCAATAACAATACCGTGGCGCAAGTCACAACCGAGGTGGTACCCAATGCTTTTTTCCGTTGTCCGTAG
- a CDS encoding GNAT family N-acetyltransferase: MSRFFLQYGNDCRVRHWQPSDRPAVIQLIQSVLAEFGLHWQPEGADCDVVHVEDYYQQRGGQFWVVEQHQDIVGTIAFYPIERGEAAVEIRKMYLHPRIRGQGLGTFLLHHLEQAIQGAGYRKIWIETASVMTTAVHLYEKAGYQPTSGVETQRCDRVYVKDLHPHGVAAVVSASC, translated from the coding sequence TTGAGTCGGTTTTTTCTACAGTATGGTAATGACTGCCGCGTGCGCCACTGGCAGCCGAGCGATCGCCCCGCTGTCATCCAGTTAATCCAAAGCGTACTGGCAGAATTTGGTCTCCACTGGCAACCGGAGGGGGCTGACTGTGATGTGGTTCACGTTGAGGACTACTACCAGCAGCGGGGTGGGCAGTTTTGGGTGGTCGAGCAGCATCAGGACATTGTCGGTACGATTGCTTTCTATCCGATTGAGCGGGGCGAGGCCGCGGTAGAAATTCGCAAGATGTATTTGCACCCGCGGATTCGCGGCCAAGGGTTAGGGACGTTTCTGCTGCACCACCTAGAGCAGGCCATTCAAGGGGCGGGTTATCGCAAAATTTGGATTGAAACCGCTTCTGTGATGACAACGGCGGTGCACCTCTACGAGAAGGCGGGCTACCAACCCACCAGTGGCGTTGAAACCCAGCGCTGCGATCGCGTCTATGTGAAGGATCTGCACCCCCATGGAGTGGCGGCGGTTGTTTCTGCCTCCTGTTAG
- a CDS encoding prepilin-type N-terminal cleavage/methylation domain-containing protein: MRTQGMKGWHHARTGFTLTELLVAALIGGIVVTMAGWGMVALLQNNQRIEEQATTRMNLSRALDFISDDIRSALTVSTTAPSGWTTPSGYNLVMFIQKPADNLEEQEDGTLASTPQVAYYTRTKTSGINWRGPMILYRQKGAGNAPQGTPQALIDGLAATSPNCSSNLSGAVDSGTSKGGFRVFVQHQRNVKLCIAGMVMPTNTIYETETLAAVRSGSATPTP; this comes from the coding sequence ATGCGCACGCAAGGGATGAAGGGCTGGCATCACGCTCGCACGGGCTTTACCCTTACCGAACTGCTGGTGGCGGCACTGATTGGTGGGATTGTGGTCACCATGGCAGGCTGGGGGATGGTGGCACTGCTGCAAAATAACCAGCGGATTGAGGAGCAGGCCACCACGCGCATGAACCTTAGCCGTGCCCTAGACTTTATCTCCGATGACATTCGCTCGGCCCTGACGGTCTCCACCACCGCCCCTAGTGGTTGGACCACCCCCAGCGGCTACAACTTGGTGATGTTTATCCAAAAGCCGGCGGACAACCTCGAAGAACAGGAGGATGGCACCTTGGCCAGTACGCCCCAAGTAGCCTATTACACCCGCACTAAAACCAGCGGCATTAACTGGCGCGGGCCAATGATCCTCTACCGCCAAAAGGGGGCGGGGAATGCGCCCCAAGGAACCCCCCAAGCGCTGATTGATGGCCTTGCGGCCACGAGTCCCAATTGCAGCAGCAACCTATCTGGGGCTGTGGATAGTGGCACCAGTAAGGGGGGGTTTCGCGTTTTTGTGCAGCACCAGCGCAATGTCAAGCTGTGCATCGCTGGGATGGTGATGCCCACCAATACGATTTATGAAACGGAAACCCTTGCCGCTGTGCGCTCTGGCTCGGCAACGCCAACCCCCTAG